The following are encoded in a window of Callithrix jacchus isolate 240 chromosome 9, calJac240_pri, whole genome shotgun sequence genomic DNA:
- the NECAP1 gene encoding adaptin ear-binding coat-associated protein 1 — MAAELEYESVLCVKPDVSVYRIPPRASNRGYRASDWKLDQPDWTGRLRITSKGKIAYIKLEDKVSGELFAQAPVEQYPGIAVETVTDSSRYFVIRIQDGTGRSAFIGIGFTDRGDAFDFNVSLQDHFKWVKQESEISKESQEMDARPKLDLGFKEGQTIKLSIGNITTKKGGASKPRTAKGGGLSLLPPPPGGKVTIPPPSSSVAISNHVTPPPIPKSNHGGSDADILLDLDSPAPVTTPAPTPISASNDLWGDFSTASSSVPNQAPQPSNWVQF, encoded by the exons ATGGCGGCCGAGTTGGAATACGAGTCTGTGCTGTGTGTGAAGCCGGACGTCAGCGTCTACCGGATTCCTCCCCGGGCCTCCAACCGCGGTTACAG GGCATCTGACTGGAAATTAGACCAGCCTGATTGGACTGGTCGCCTCCGAATCACTTCAAAAGGGAAGATTGCCTATATCAAACTCGAGGATAAAGTTTCAG GAGAGCTCTTTGCCCAGGCACCAGTAGAACAGTATCCTGGGATTGCTgtggagacagtgacagattcCAGCCGCTACTTTGTAATCCGGATCCAGGATGGAACTG GGCGCAGTGCTTTCATTGGCATTGGCTTCACAGATCGGGGAGATGCCTTCGACTTTAATGTCTCCTTGCAGGATCACTTCAA GTGGGTAAAGCAGGAATCGGAGATTTCCAAGGAATCTCAAGAAATGGATGCTCGTCCTAAGTTGGATCTGGGCTTCAAGGAAGGACAAACCATCAAGTTGAGTATCGGG aacaTTACAACCAAGAAAGGAGGTGCTTCTAAGCCCAGGACTGCAAAGGGTGGGGGCCTGAGCTTACTCCCACCCCCGCCAGGAGGCAAAGTCACTATTCCCCCACCATCCTCCTCAGTTGCCATCAGCAATCATGTCACCCCACCACCCATTCCAAAATCTAACCATGGAGGCAGTGATGCAG ATATCCTTTTAGATTTGGATTCTCCTGCTCCTGTCACGACGCCAGCACCAACTCCAATTTCTGCAAGCAACGACTTGTGGGGAGACTTCAGCACTGCATCTAG CTCTGTTCCAAACCAGGCACCACAGCCATCCAACTGGGTCCAGTTCTGA